The Cryptomeria japonica chromosome 6, Sugi_1.0, whole genome shotgun sequence genomic interval ATGGTGGGTATTCCAGTTGCATATCATCACCTAAAGAGGGTTTAGACATATGGTAGGGCTCTTGGAGCACCCCTACAATATGTATCCTAATCTTGCCTTGTGAATTTGTCATTTTTATGAATTAATTAGGCCCTAAAAATTAAGAAATCATTGCATAATGCAATTAGTGTGTTGCAAATGAAAGCGCAAATGTCACATTTGATGTGCTTCATCACAAACGAAGGGTGATGCCTCACAAGTGACATGCAATGTTGTAATGAAATTAGTGGTTCACAAATGCTATTTAGATGGCAAATAAAATGTGTCATTGCATATGTCGATTGTGTTGTCACAATTGACGCCAAACAAcacaagtgatgaagaagatgatcaatGGAATAATTTTCTTAGGGACTCTGTGTACAATAATGACACTATACCATCAACTACATGATGTAGCTTACACATTCAGTTGCTTGATTTGTTGTGGTGTGACATTGTTATACATCTAGGTATAGGAGCATATTGTTATGACTATaaatgtggttgatagagaaaAAGGGCCCAAATTATCTTATGTGTTATGCTATACAAGAGTTGCTACCCATTGAGAGTTGGGTAACACACCCTATTGGAGACATGGGCTAGATATGCTAGCTACATTCACTTGGAGGCCTTGGAGATAGTGTGAGGGTTTGGTAGATGGTGCAGTTCATCTGCCATGCTGCAAGCAAACTTAGTATCTGGTTGGTATGATCGTGCATAGTGTACAAATTCTTGAGTGATAGTTATCAGAGCAAGTATTGAGGTAGTTTGGTGAGAGGCAGATGTGCTTACCACTATGGCTACATTTGCTCAATCTTAATGGGATAATCTAGCATGGGGGTTGATATTCAACGTCGAGGTTTCCATAATAGAGTTTGATGGATTGGTCCTAGTTCATAGGGGAGCAATAGTCAATGTTGTACATGCAAGGACTCCACCTGCTTATGAGACTTGGTGGGCAACTCATTGTCTGACTCCTCTGATAGATCCTAATAGGCCAATGCTTTGAGAGAAGAGGCGATGAAGGAGAGATTAGAGGGACTAAAACAATTTGTTTAATTATAGAAAATAAAGTTAGCTAATtacataattgaaaataattatttgATTATAGTGGGAAAATTACtaattgaaaatgaattaattaaataattaaaaatcattcaattgatcattgcaatgataaattaattaaataattaatgttagttaattaatattagaagaaataaaataatcaaatagttaaaattgtttaattaaagttaatgaagaaaaaatcaaattttgaatgcAACTTAAGAAATAAAGTTATCTTAATTgaataataaaattatttgattaatttagaaaGAATTTGGGGTGAATAATGATGTAGGTATGTGTAGGTCAATTTTTACTGTCTACAATATGAAATGAGATGAGGAGAATTAAAAATAGATAGAAAGGGAGAACAAATGGATCCATTATTCTCTTAGccaacaaaagaaagaaagaattggAAAGTGCACAAACATGTGCTAGAGTTCTCATCAAATCCATTTTTTGCATATCATGTAAGCATAACACATCATGAGATTACCTCCATTTGAGGTGTTTATCCTAATGCTACCAAATTCTGCATATATATCTTTTAATCATGACATACCTTGAAaccatatttctttgaggcatttcagTCAAATAGTTTACATGCCATACACTGCCTTTTGATATCTTGCATAGATGTCTACAAGGCCAACAAAACCACgatatttgtgttgtatttggtaAGTTTCTAAAACatattcaacaaatccattttgtgtatgcCTATAATCATTACACCTAAACCAGATCACACCATGTCAATGCTTCCATAGTTCACATGCCAATTTGCCACTTGGGGAATCATGACTACAACATTTAACAAAAATCCCCCATTTCACTATGCTTTGATGGGTGTCTATTCCCTATTAAGCTCAATTCATGGTGAATCTAAATCTAATAGAGTGAAAGTGGAAAAGGAACATTTACCATATAGGGGAGCAGGGGAAAGAAACACTAGAAAACCATTTGGAAGAATTGTCAGGGCTTGGGGAGATTCTCGATACCACAAGAACTTCTATCAAGTTCTTGTTCACCTCGAAAGTATCAATGAGTAATTTAAAACATCTTTTTTAAAGTGATCTCAAGAGTTAGACATCTATTAGGAACTAATGTGGGTAAGAGATAGAGTAAGAAGAATTAGAGATTCCAAGAATTCTCGCAACCTTGAAAACTTCGACAAATTCTTTTTAACTTTTAAATGTTCAAAAAATTATAGGAAGAATTAGAGATTCCAAGAATTCTCACAACCTTGAAAACTTCAACAAGTTATTTTTAACTTTGAAATGttcaaaaaatataaatatatattgtgTTATATTATTTGAGATTAAAATCATGTAGTTATGAGAGTCTATGAAGATATGTAATAGATTTTGGATTAAActatgtgtaattttttttttttgttttgttaaatatcatcaacatttcaaaccatactacatgatccatcatcaaaatgaaaaatataaagaacaaaataaaacatttatttaagatTATTGATACATTACTATTCTTTACTATTCCTCACTTTGTGACATTTACATTTAATAAAAGTAACATATTctattacaataaattaaattaactggtaaaaaattgaaaaaaaaatctttcttCTTTCCCACGCAAAATCTAAACCTTCCCTCGCCATACGTTTCACATAGGAGGTGACGAGATCGAATCAACTAAGATTCTCCGTTGTCACAGAAACCCTCTCTCGCCCAGGCGGTCATGTGTTCGACTCCTATACCCCAAAATGTCCTGCAAATTCCACAAGTTTCCCCACCGCCCGATCGCATCGAATACCACAAGTACAGAGCTCTTAAAGGCACTCTGCACCCCTACAAAACAACTTACAGCACCAGTTCCCTTCGCTAGATTTCTTTGCGCAACCACAAATATCCGCCTGGAAATGCTCTGCACTCATCGACTTAATAATTCGGTACGCTTTCCGTTCAATCTTCTATTCTATAAAATCACAAGGTTTTATTACTCAAAAGTACTTGAAGATTACATCAGAGAAAATAAAGAAACCCTAGAACCCTACGACGTCTTGAATATGATCAGGTTTCAGAAAAATCCCGAAATAGCCCTGCAAATTTTCCAGTGCACTGCAAGAATTCTCCAATTTAAACAACTCCGTGCGAGCTACGACATTTTAATTGATAAATTAGCAAAGGCAAAGAAATTTGATTTGATAGAGAGATTTCTGGAAGGTTTAAAGAGGAGAAGGAAGCCTGGATTAATGGTTGTCGTTATCAGGCTCTATGGACGAGCAAACATGcctgaaaatgtcctgaaaactTTTTGTCAGATGACGGACTACAATTGTAGGCATACTGTCACGGCGTTTAATTGTCTTTTAAGCGCTCTTGTGAATTCGGAGGAGTATAGTACTGCAGAGAAAATGTTTGGGAAAATAAGTCTTTTTGGAATTTTGCCGGATATTTATAGTTTTAATATCCTCATCAGAGCTAAGTGTGGGTTAAATTTAGTGGATGAAGCCTGTGAAATGGTGGGCTTTATGGAGAAGCTAGGATTGAGTGCTGATACCGTAACATACAATACGCTGATGAACTTTTTTTGCAAGGCAGGAGAGTTCGGAAAGGTCTACGAAATAATGGCTGAAATGGTAAAGAAAGACTGTAATGCTGATGCTGCTACGTATAATATTTTTTTGACTGCATTTTGTAATGAAGGAAGGATGAGTGAAGCTATGAAGCTTTTGAATGTGATGATTCGAAATAGATGCGTGCCTGACATAGGTACTTATAATACTTTGCTGAGGGGTTTTTGCGGGACTGGTATGATGGAAGTAGCAGAGATAGTTCTTAGCGAGATGCCGGAGAAAGGTTGTAGGCCTAATATTTTCAGTTATTGTATTTTGATTGAAGGTCTGTGCAAGAAAGGTAGGGTGGATTCAGCATACGAGGCATTCTGTTTGATTTTAAAGAAGAAGTGGGTTGTGAGTGAGGATGTTTGCGAGATGATAATTGAAGGTCTGTATAAGACGGGGAGGTTTAAAGAGGCCGTTGGGATGATAGATGAGATGAACAGGTGGGGGTTTGTTCCAGGTGCAAAAACATGGGATGCATTGGTGAAATCATGTTTGAATTCCTAAGTTTATATCTTGGCCTTTGCAAAAACCTCTTATAGTTTTGTTTGCAATCCATGGGATGTGCGTACCATCGGGCTGTGGACTAGTGGTATGAGAAGGCACTTATTGCAGCAATGAACCAGGCTAAAAACCCAGCTGATATGCCCCTACATCAAGTGTTTCTTTGTGTCCATGCTGCTTGGAGAATGTGGCAGTGGATTTGGCAATTAAACGAACCCTTGGTTTGAGAGCAGTAATATGAGATGGCTGACTGGTTCCCAGCTAAAATGGAATGCTTTAGCTCGGTAAATGTTGCAGAAGTTCCATAAACCTTGATCCAACGATGTTATGTGAAGGTGCAGCTTATTTCTCTTTTAAAGACTTAAAGTGTAGAGGGAGGGGGTTGTCAGCAACCAGATAATTGATGGGACCAATTTAACTAGCAAAGAAATGTTCCTGGAATGTGCAAGCAATTCCGGGGTATATATGCGGAGCAGTTACTTTTCTGTGGTTTCCACATTAACAGTTCCAGTTTCCAGTCTTCCTAAGTTTGGCTTTACTCTTCTAACCAggactgcatcaaatggtatcataGTCCGTTTGATTTTCATGATGAAAGCCCTTGGCCTCATTCGAAGTTCTTGTTGACAACGCAGCAGTGCTTCCTCATGTGAGGCTGATGCAGAACCCTACTTCCTCATTCGATCAGCTTTAAGAATTCACTCAATGGCCTTTGTTTGGTCAAGAATGCATTAGTAACAGTGGCAAAAAATAGCCAGCCCATCCTCCTCCTTGTTTAGACATCCAATGATGGCTTTTTGGTTGTCCTTTATAGTTGCCAAGTTATTGAGCAACAGGTTAAAGAGTTGATGAGTGTGTCCTTGTTGAGAGATTTGGAGCTTAATTGGTTTTAGGAGACCGCTGAGGGTGTCATTTATATTGACCATTGCATAGTGGGTTGTGATTTCCTTACATCTGGGTAGCCTTATAGGATGTGCTTTATTGTCTTCAACAGAGTTGAGGATGGGTCTTAGAATGGGAGGATAGAGTAGAATTGTCCCGAGTTTGCAGATTTACGAGTTAGCATGCAATGACCTCCATGCCTAAGAGGAGTTAGGTAGTACAAAGTGTTTTGTCTGACAAAATTATAGTATATGGGAATGCTTTGGGTGGTTCAGGTGGGATAAGAAAGCGAACAGGAGATACCTAGTTCTAATGATCAGGCTAGCAGTAGAAGTAAATATTATGGGAGGGACAGGAATACAAACTATGCTGGATTGAACGGGAGAAAATCCAGATGAAATACTGTTCTTACCTTTTATAAGTGCATGAGCGGCATAGTTGGTGTCATCAATCAAACCAGGCTTAGAAACCTCACAAAAAGGGAGTTCTTTGCCTTCGAAATTTTCATCTAGAATTATTGTAAC includes:
- the LOC131072856 gene encoding small ribosomal subunit protein mS79 (rPPR3b) — its product is MSCKFHKFPHRPIASNTTSTELLKALCTPTKQLTAPVPFARFLCATTNIRLEMLCTHRLNNSVRFPFNLLFYKITRFYYSKVLEDYIRENKETLEPYDVLNMIRFQKNPEIALQIFQCTARILQFKQLRASYDILIDKLAKAKKFDLIERFLEGLKRRRKPGLMVVVIRLYGRANMPENVLKTFCQMTDYNCRHTVTAFNCLLSALVNSEEYSTAEKMFGKISLFGILPDIYSFNILIRAKCGLNLVDEACEMVGFMEKLGLSADTVTYNTLMNFFCKAGEFGKVYEIMAEMVKKDCNADAATYNIFLTAFCNEGRMSEAMKLLNVMIRNRCVPDIGTYNTLLRGFCGTGMMEVAEIVLSEMPEKGCRPNIFSYCILIEGLCKKGRVDSAYEAFCLILKKKWVVSEDVCEMIIEGLYKTGRFKEAVGMIDEMNRWGFVPGAKTWDALVKSCLNS